Proteins co-encoded in one Ignavibacteria bacterium genomic window:
- a CDS encoding aminotransferase class I/II-fold pyridoxal phosphate-dependent enzyme: MKSKLPGAPVSIFAVMSALAREHNAINLSQGFPDFDLDPELIELMDMNMRAGNNQYAPMTGVQQLREVISEKIFRDYGRQYDPNNEINITSGATQALFTAFNSFVFPGDEVIVIEPAYDSYIPSIVLNGGIPVAVPLEENFRYDWDRIKSAVSSKTAMIVLNSPHNPLGTVFHDDDISALVEITKDTDIIILSDEVYEHIIFDRRTHLSMARYSELAERSIVISSFGKTFHATGWKVGYVAAPAKYIAEFRKIHQFTVFAVNTPAQISYAEFLKDPEHYLHLNEFYQKKRDYLNGFFRNSGLKFTPAEGTYFQIYDYSEYSDDDDFTFAKKLTADAGTAVIPLSPFYSTRSDAKKIRVCFAKKDEILEEGATRILKYLNK, encoded by the coding sequence ATGAAAAGTAAACTTCCCGGCGCACCCGTGTCAATTTTTGCAGTAATGTCAGCTTTGGCACGAGAGCACAATGCTATCAATTTATCGCAGGGTTTCCCTGATTTTGATCTCGATCCTGAGCTTATCGAGTTGATGGATATGAATATGCGCGCCGGGAACAATCAGTATGCACCTATGACAGGGGTGCAGCAATTGCGGGAAGTGATCTCGGAAAAGATATTCAGGGACTATGGCCGGCAATACGACCCCAATAACGAGATAAACATCACCTCAGGTGCCACTCAGGCGCTTTTTACTGCTTTTAATTCTTTCGTTTTTCCGGGAGATGAGGTTATTGTCATCGAACCGGCATACGATTCATACATCCCGTCAATAGTTTTGAATGGAGGAATCCCGGTTGCGGTTCCCCTTGAGGAAAATTTCAGATATGACTGGGACAGAATAAAATCAGCAGTTTCATCAAAAACCGCAATGATTGTGCTAAACTCTCCCCACAATCCTCTGGGCACTGTTTTTCACGATGACGACATCTCTGCGCTTGTAGAAATCACAAAGGATACTGACATCATTATTCTCTCCGATGAGGTTTATGAGCACATAATTTTCGACAGACGGACACACTTAAGCATGGCACGGTATTCGGAACTTGCGGAGAGATCAATTGTTATTTCGTCATTCGGCAAAACTTTCCACGCTACAGGGTGGAAGGTGGGCTATGTTGCCGCTCCCGCGAAATATATTGCGGAATTCAGAAAGATTCATCAGTTTACGGTTTTTGCGGTAAATACTCCGGCACAGATATCATACGCGGAATTCTTGAAAGACCCCGAACATTACCTCCATTTGAACGAATTTTATCAAAAAAAGCGGGATTATCTGAATGGCTTTTTCCGGAATTCCGGATTGAAATTCACACCTGCTGAAGGTACATATTTTCAGATTTATGACTATTCCGAATATTCAGATGATGACGATTTCACTTTTGCGAAGAAATTAACAGCGGATGCAGGTACTGCGGTGATTCCACTTTCACCGTTTTATTCAACTAGAAGTGATGCAAAAAAAATCAGAGTCTGCTTTGCAAAAAAAGACGAGATCCTCGAGGAAGGTGCAACAAGAATTCTAAAGTATCTGAACAAATAA
- the bshC gene encoding bacillithiol biosynthesis cysteine-adding enzyme BshC, with protein MKINFKEIPGQSPLYLDYLYNFKKVAKYYIKDFRNEAIYEPHFRDVLSKYPSDRKQVTQTIKNQYISKRISAKTSQNIKLLEERNTLAIVTGQQLGLAGGPLYTIYKTITAIKLAAHLTAKYPDFNFVPVFWLAGDDHDLEEISSINLLNNENKVETVTYKVEEEGEKEAGSVGGIRLEQEIEDFISGMEGALRPTEFTQDVIHYLSSIYRPGKTVAEAFSEMMFKFFDKYGLVIFNPQANDVKKLLIPVFKHELENYRAHATKLITISAGLDEEYHAQVKIRPINLFVNNENGRYLLDPLENNEFRLKRKKVKFSKDELLQLLESSPEMFSANVILRPVCQDWLFPTAFYVGGPAEISYFAQIVQLYKAFNLATPIAWPRISATIVEKSVQTLSQKFDLTINDYFELKGEIFNKVASMISEYDIEGKFEVAENRMSNIFDDLKDYLSEIEKTLGDPVEKNKQRTLQYLVELKGKAEAARLRKHESTMNQLQKSYSMILPNDNLQEREINYFYFANKYGLGFYEYLMEKLDGESFDHQVVLL; from the coding sequence ATGAAAATCAATTTTAAAGAGATACCCGGGCAATCGCCTCTGTACCTTGATTATCTGTACAACTTCAAAAAAGTTGCCAAATATTACATCAAGGACTTCAGAAACGAAGCAATATATGAGCCACATTTTAGAGATGTTCTCTCCAAGTATCCTTCTGACCGTAAACAGGTCACTCAGACGATAAAAAATCAGTATATCAGCAAGAGAATATCCGCCAAAACTTCGCAAAATATTAAACTTTTAGAAGAGCGTAATACACTTGCAATAGTCACCGGGCAGCAACTGGGACTTGCCGGTGGTCCACTCTACACTATATACAAAACCATTACAGCAATCAAACTGGCTGCACACCTCACAGCAAAATATCCTGATTTCAATTTTGTCCCTGTTTTCTGGCTTGCCGGAGACGATCACGACCTGGAAGAAATCAGTTCTATAAACCTTCTGAACAACGAGAACAAAGTTGAAACCGTTACATACAAGGTCGAGGAAGAGGGTGAAAAAGAAGCGGGAAGTGTTGGTGGAATTCGCCTTGAGCAGGAGATAGAGGACTTTATCTCCGGTATGGAAGGGGCACTGCGACCAACCGAATTTACCCAGGATGTTATTCACTACTTATCATCAATTTACCGTCCCGGTAAAACTGTAGCTGAAGCGTTCAGTGAAATGATGTTCAAGTTTTTTGATAAGTACGGGCTTGTGATATTTAATCCTCAGGCAAATGATGTAAAGAAACTTTTGATTCCCGTCTTCAAGCACGAACTCGAAAACTACAGGGCACATGCCACCAAACTTATAACCATAAGTGCGGGACTCGATGAAGAATATCATGCACAGGTTAAAATCCGTCCGATCAATCTTTTTGTGAATAATGAAAACGGGCGTTACCTCCTCGATCCGCTTGAAAACAACGAGTTCAGATTAAAAAGAAAAAAGGTCAAATTTTCGAAAGATGAGTTATTGCAACTCCTTGAAAGTTCACCTGAGATGTTTAGTGCAAATGTGATTTTAAGACCTGTTTGTCAGGACTGGCTCTTTCCGACGGCTTTTTATGTTGGCGGACCTGCCGAGATATCGTACTTTGCACAGATTGTACAACTTTACAAGGCATTCAATCTGGCAACACCGATCGCGTGGCCAAGAATAAGTGCGACAATAGTGGAAAAAAGTGTCCAAACTCTTTCACAGAAATTTGATTTAACCATTAATGATTATTTCGAATTAAAAGGAGAGATTTTTAACAAGGTTGCTTCGATGATTTCTGAGTATGACATAGAAGGAAAATTTGAAGTCGCCGAAAACAGGATGAGCAATATTTTTGATGATCTGAAGGACTATCTTTCGGAAATCGAAAAGACTCTGGGTGATCCTGTCGAGAAGAACAAGCAAAGGACCCTGCAATACCTGGTTGAGCTAAAAGGTAAAGCTGAAGCTGCCAGATTACGGAAGCATGAGAGTACGATGAACCAGTTACAAAAAAGTTATTCCATGATACTGCCGAATGACAATTTGCAGGAAAGGGAGATTAACTACTTCTATTTTGCAAACAAATATGGTCTCGGTTTTTACGAATATCTCATGGAAAAACTGGACGGCGAATCATTCGATCACCAGGTGGTATTGCTATAG